One region of Mycobacterium riyadhense genomic DNA includes:
- the moaC gene encoding cyclic pyranopterin monophosphate synthase MoaC, translated as MARSDALSHLDEQGAAHMVDVSEKGATRRTAVAAGALRTTGQVVALISTGGLPKGDALATARVAGILAAKRTSDLIPLCHQLALTGIDVDFTVGESDIEITATVRSTDRTGVEMEALTAVSVAALTLYDMIKAVDPAAHIDDIRVLRKEGGRGGSWVRQ; from the coding sequence ATGGCCAGGTCAGACGCGTTGTCGCACCTGGACGAGCAGGGAGCGGCGCACATGGTCGACGTCTCGGAGAAGGGAGCCACCAGGCGCACCGCGGTTGCCGCGGGCGCCTTGCGTACCACGGGGCAGGTGGTGGCGTTGATCTCGACCGGCGGCCTTCCCAAAGGCGATGCCCTGGCTACCGCACGGGTGGCGGGCATTTTGGCGGCCAAACGCACCAGCGACCTGATTCCGCTCTGCCATCAGCTCGCGCTCACCGGGATCGACGTCGATTTCACCGTCGGCGAGTCGGATATCGAGATCACCGCGACGGTGCGAAGCACCGATCGAACGGGGGTCGAGATGGAAGCGCTCACCGCAGTCAGCGTGGCCGCCCTGACCTTGTACGACATGATCAAAGCGGTCGACCCAGCCGCGCACATCGACGACATTCGGGTGCTCCGCAAAGAAGGTGGCCGCGGTGGAAGCTGGGTGCGGCAGTGA
- a CDS encoding transglycosylase family protein: MSGRHRKPTTSSVSVAKVAFTGAVLGGGSIGSMALAGHANAATDYEWDAVARCESGGNWSINTGNGFYGGVQFTQGTWASHGGGEFAPSAQLATREQQIAVAERVLATQGRGAWPVCGHGLSAATPREVPAPAALDGPLDAPEVNGEPAPLADAPPPADPAPAEPAPAVELASNDVPAPAELPPPADLPPAPAELPPPADLPPAPADSAPPADLPPAPAELPPPADLPPAPADLAPPADLPPAPAELPPPADLPPAPADLAPAPADFAPPAPPEDLPPAPADLPPVPPADVVPPAPVDQQPAPADQQPAPAPAVVDAGTQLPDPAAQPADVPPPGDVATAPVEIHQVADVAYTKKLWEAIRAQDVSGNDALDALAQPYVMS; encoded by the coding sequence ATGAGTGGACGTCACCGTAAGCCCACCACCTCGAGCGTCAGCGTCGCCAAGGTTGCATTTACCGGCGCGGTGCTCGGCGGCGGCAGCATCGGCAGCATGGCCCTCGCCGGCCACGCCAACGCGGCCACTGACTACGAATGGGACGCGGTAGCCCGTTGCGAGTCGGGCGGTAACTGGTCGATCAACACCGGCAACGGCTTCTACGGCGGCGTGCAATTCACCCAAGGCACCTGGGCATCGCATGGCGGCGGCGAGTTCGCCCCGTCTGCCCAGCTGGCCACCAGAGAGCAGCAGATCGCGGTCGCCGAGCGAGTGCTGGCGACCCAGGGTCGCGGCGCCTGGCCGGTGTGCGGTCATGGGCTGTCGGCGGCCACCCCGCGCGAAGTCCCGGCTCCGGCAGCGCTAGACGGGCCGCTGGATGCGCCCGAAGTTAACGGCGAGCCGGCCCCGCTCGCCGACGCGCCGCCGCCCGCGGATCCCGCGCCCGCTGAGCCGGCTCCCGCGGTGGAACTTGCCAGCAACGACGTGCCAGCTCCCGCCGAGCTACCCCCGCCGGCCGACCTGCCGCCAGCTCCCGCCGAGCTACCCCCGCCGGCCGACCTGCCGCCGGCCCCCGCCGACTCGGCGCCACCCGCAGACCTGCCGCCAGCTCCCGCCGAGCTACCGCCGCCCGCAGACCTGCCGCCGGCCCCCGCCGACTTGGCCCCGCCCGCAGACCTGCCGCCAGCTCCCGCCGAGCTACCGCCGCCCGCAGACCTGCCGCCGGCCCCCGCCGACTTGGCCCCTGCCCCCGCCGACTTTGCGCCTCCCGCGCCGCCGGAAGACCTGCCCCCGGCTCCGGCCGACCTGCCACCCGTGCCTCCCGCGGATGTGGTTCCGCCCGCTCCGGTTGACCAGCAGCCTGCTCCGGCCGACCAGCAGCCCGCCCCGGCACCCGCGGTCGTTGATGCCGGAACGCAACTGCCCGACCCAGCCGCACAGCCGGCGGACGTGCCCCCGCCCGGCGATGTCGCCACCGCGCCCGTGGAAATCCACCAGGTCGCCGATGTCGCCTACACCAAGAAGCTGTGGGAGGCGATCCGGGCGCAAGACGTCAGCGGCAACGACGCGCTCGACGCGCTCGCGCAGCCGTACGTCATGAGCTGA
- a CDS encoding cold-shock protein has translation MPTGKVKWYDSDKGFGFLSQEDGEDVYVRSSALPAGVDGLKAGQRVEFGVASGRRGPQALSLKLIDPPPSLSRSRREAPVEHKHSPDELHGMVEDMITLLESAVQPELRKGRYPDRKTARRVSEVVKAVARELDA, from the coding sequence GTGCCGACTGGCAAGGTGAAGTGGTACGACTCCGACAAGGGGTTCGGCTTCCTGTCGCAAGAGGACGGCGAGGACGTCTACGTCCGGTCCTCGGCATTGCCCGCGGGTGTCGACGGGCTCAAAGCGGGGCAGCGCGTGGAGTTCGGCGTCGCTTCCGGTCGCCGCGGACCGCAGGCATTGAGCCTCAAGCTGATTGATCCGCCGCCCAGCCTTTCGAGGAGTCGCCGTGAGGCGCCCGTCGAGCACAAGCACAGCCCCGATGAGCTGCACGGCATGGTCGAGGACATGATCACGTTGCTCGAGAGCGCGGTGCAGCCGGAACTGCGCAAGGGCCGCTACCCGGACCGTAAAACGGCCCGTCGAGTTTCCGAGGTGGTCAAGGCGGTGGCGCGGGAACTCGACGCGTAG
- the moaA gene encoding GTP 3',8-cyclase MoaA: MTLTALGVPTVRRAGDPVISNQAPPSEGPLLDTFGRIATDLRVSLTDRCNLRCSYCMPEEGLDWLPGEQLLRLDELARLMRIAVTRLGTTSVRFTGGEPLLARHLEAVIAAAASLKPRPEISLTTNGLGLARRATTLAAAGLDRVNVSLDSVNRAHFAAITRRDRLPDVLAGLAAAKEAGLAPVKVNAVLDPISGREDVVELLRFCLQHGYQLRVIEQMPLDAGHQWRRNAALSADDVLAALRPHFRLRPDQAPRGSAPAELWHVDASPATPSGKFGVIASVSHAFCSTCDRTRLTADGQIRSCLFSTEEIDLRGLLRGGADDGQIEAAWRAAMWRKPAGHGINDPNFIQPDRPMSAIGG; encoded by the coding sequence ATGACGCTGACCGCGCTGGGCGTACCGACGGTGCGTAGGGCCGGCGACCCCGTCATCTCGAACCAAGCACCACCCTCGGAGGGTCCCTTGCTGGACACCTTCGGACGGATCGCAACGGATCTGCGAGTGTCACTGACCGACCGCTGCAATCTGCGCTGCAGCTACTGCATGCCCGAAGAAGGCCTGGACTGGCTTCCTGGCGAACAACTGCTACGCCTCGACGAACTAGCCAGGCTGATGCGCATCGCCGTCACCCGACTCGGCACGACCAGCGTGAGATTTACCGGCGGTGAACCATTGTTGGCCCGCCACCTCGAAGCGGTGATCGCGGCGGCGGCCTCCCTGAAGCCCCGCCCAGAAATTTCGCTGACCACCAACGGGTTGGGGCTGGCACGGCGGGCAACAACTCTGGCAGCAGCGGGCCTGGACCGAGTCAACGTGTCGCTCGACAGCGTGAACCGCGCCCACTTCGCGGCCATCACCCGTCGGGACCGGCTCCCCGACGTGCTGGCCGGACTGGCTGCAGCCAAGGAAGCAGGGCTGGCGCCCGTCAAGGTGAACGCCGTGCTGGACCCCATCAGCGGCCGCGAAGACGTCGTCGAGCTGTTGCGATTCTGCCTCCAGCACGGTTACCAATTGCGGGTAATCGAGCAGATGCCGCTCGATGCGGGGCATCAGTGGCGTCGCAACGCGGCACTGAGCGCCGACGACGTCCTGGCCGCGCTGCGGCCGCACTTCCGGCTGCGGCCTGACCAGGCGCCGCGCGGCTCCGCGCCGGCCGAACTCTGGCATGTCGACGCGAGCCCAGCCACACCGAGCGGAAAATTCGGGGTCATTGCCTCGGTGTCGCACGCCTTCTGCTCGACGTGCGATCGCACGCGGCTGACTGCCGACGGCCAGATCCGCAGCTGCCTGTTCTCCACCGAGGAGATCGACCTTCGCGGTCTGCTGCGCGGCGGGGCTGACGACGGCCAGATCGAGGCCGCATGGCGCGCCGCGATGTGGCGCAAGCCTGCCGGTCACGGCATCAACGACCCGAATTTCATTCAGCCCGACCGCCCGATGAGCGCCATCGGTGGTTAA
- a CDS encoding MoaD/ThiS family protein, which yields MVNPQAQVSDQSDGIQVTVRYFAAARAAAGVESETVTLRPGTTVAELIKDLTTRSARLATVLSRCSYLCDGIAVRDDATALFAGDTLDVLPPFAGG from the coding sequence GTGGTTAACCCACAGGCCCAAGTGTCCGACCAATCGGACGGAATTCAAGTGACCGTCCGCTATTTCGCGGCTGCGCGGGCGGCGGCCGGCGTTGAGTCGGAAACGGTGACGCTGCGGCCCGGCACCACCGTGGCCGAGTTGATCAAAGATCTCACCACCCGGAGTGCTCGGCTTGCGACAGTGTTGAGCCGCTGCTCCTACCTTTGCGACGGGATTGCCGTCCGAGATGACGCCACAGCGTTATTCGCCGGCGACACGCTTGATGTACTACCCCCCTTCGCGGGTGGGTAA
- a CDS encoding acyl-CoA dehydrogenase family protein: MAQQAQVTEEQARALAEESRERGWDKPSFAKELFLGRFPLDLIHPFPRPSSAEEARIAEFLDRLREFLDSIDGSVIERDAQIPDEYVKGFAELGCFGIKIPSEYGGLDMSQVAYNRALMMVSSVHPSLGALLSAHQSIGVPEPLKLAGSPEQKRKFLPRCAAGAISAFLLTEPDVGSDPARLASTATPVDDGKAYELEGVKLWTTNGVVAELLVVMARVPKSEGHRGGISAFVVEADSPGITVERRNKFMGLRGIENGVTRLHRVRVPAENLIGREGDGLKIALTTLNAGRLALPAVVIGSSKWSLKIAREWSRERVQWGKPVGKHEAISSKLAFIAATTYALDAVLELAGQMADEGRNDIRIEAALAKLWCSEMGDVIVDELLQIRGGRGYETAESLAARGERAVPVEQAMRDLRINRIFEGSSEIMRLLIAREAVDAHLTAAGDLANPRADLRQKAAAAAGASGFYAKWLPKLVFGEGQRPTSYREFGALATHLRFVERSSRKLARNTFYGMARWQAGLEQKQGFLGRIVDIGAELFAMSAVCVRAEAQRVADPAEGKQAYELAEAFCQQATLRVEALFHALWTNTDGIDRRLASDVLEGRYTWLEQGIIDQSEGTGPWIAHWEPGPSTETNLARRFLSS, translated from the coding sequence ATGGCACAGCAAGCGCAGGTCACCGAGGAGCAAGCAAGAGCCCTTGCCGAAGAATCCCGCGAACGTGGTTGGGATAAACCATCTTTCGCCAAGGAACTGTTCCTCGGCCGGTTTCCGTTGGACTTGATCCACCCGTTCCCCAGACCGTCGAGCGCCGAAGAGGCTCGCATCGCAGAGTTTCTCGACAGGCTGCGGGAATTTCTCGACAGCATTGATGGCAGCGTCATCGAGCGTGACGCCCAGATTCCCGATGAGTATGTGAAGGGCTTTGCCGAGCTGGGCTGCTTCGGCATAAAAATCCCGTCCGAGTACGGCGGCCTGGACATGTCCCAAGTTGCGTACAACCGAGCCCTGATGATGGTTTCGTCCGTTCATCCCAGTCTCGGCGCGTTGCTGTCGGCCCACCAGTCGATCGGGGTACCGGAACCACTCAAGCTTGCCGGGAGCCCGGAGCAGAAGCGGAAGTTCTTGCCGCGCTGTGCCGCCGGCGCCATTTCAGCGTTTCTGCTCACCGAACCGGACGTGGGTTCCGACCCGGCGCGCCTGGCCTCCACGGCGACACCTGTCGATGACGGGAAGGCTTATGAGCTAGAGGGCGTGAAGTTGTGGACCACCAATGGCGTGGTCGCCGAACTGTTGGTCGTCATGGCCCGAGTGCCCAAGAGCGAGGGGCATCGCGGGGGAATCAGCGCATTCGTTGTCGAGGCCGATTCACCCGGGATCACCGTGGAGCGGCGCAACAAGTTCATGGGACTGCGCGGCATCGAAAACGGGGTGACCAGGCTGCACCGTGTTCGAGTCCCCGCCGAAAACCTGATCGGCCGCGAAGGCGATGGCCTGAAGATCGCGCTGACCACACTCAACGCCGGACGGCTGGCCTTACCGGCGGTCGTCATCGGGTCCTCCAAGTGGTCGCTGAAGATAGCCCGGGAATGGTCCCGGGAGCGAGTGCAGTGGGGAAAGCCGGTCGGCAAACATGAGGCGATTTCCAGCAAGCTCGCCTTCATAGCCGCCACCACGTACGCGCTCGATGCGGTGCTCGAACTGGCCGGTCAGATGGCCGACGAGGGGCGCAACGACATCCGGATCGAGGCGGCGTTGGCCAAGTTGTGGTGCAGCGAGATGGGCGATGTGATCGTCGACGAACTGTTGCAGATCCGCGGTGGCCGCGGCTACGAGACCGCGGAGTCCCTTGCTGCACGTGGGGAGCGCGCAGTGCCGGTGGAGCAGGCGATGCGGGACCTGCGGATCAACCGCATCTTCGAAGGATCCAGCGAAATCATGCGGCTGCTCATCGCGCGGGAAGCAGTTGACGCTCATTTGACCGCCGCCGGTGACCTTGCGAACCCCAGAGCCGATCTGCGACAGAAGGCCGCAGCGGCGGCCGGGGCGAGCGGTTTTTATGCAAAGTGGTTGCCGAAACTGGTTTTTGGGGAAGGCCAGCGACCCACGTCGTACCGTGAGTTCGGCGCACTGGCGACGCATCTACGATTTGTCGAACGCTCGTCACGCAAGTTGGCCCGCAACACCTTCTACGGGATGGCGCGCTGGCAAGCCGGTCTGGAGCAAAAGCAAGGATTCCTTGGGCGCATCGTCGATATCGGTGCGGAGCTGTTCGCCATGTCCGCGGTATGTGTGCGCGCCGAGGCGCAGCGAGTTGCCGATCCGGCGGAGGGCAAACAGGCATACGAACTGGCCGAGGCGTTCTGCCAGCAGGCCACCCTGCGGGTCGAGGCACTGTTCCACGCCTTGTGGACCAACACCGACGGCATCGACCGCCGGTTGGCAAGCGATGTTCTGGAAGGCCGCTACACCTGGCTAGAGCAGGGAATTATCGATCAGTCAGAGGGCACCGGACCGTGGATTGCGCACTGGGAACCGGGGCCGTCCACCGAGACAAATCTGGCCCGGCGGTTTCTGAGTTCTTAA
- a CDS encoding MogA/MoaB family molybdenum cofactor biosynthesis protein yields the protein MTTQRARSARIVIASTRASEGVYTDQCGPIISEWLEQHGFSSVEARVVADGNPVGEALHDALDDSVDVIITSGGTGISHTDTTPEQTVAVLDYIIPGLADAIRRSGLPKVPTSVLSRGVCGVSGRTLIVNLPGSPGGVRDGLAVLADVLDHALDQLAGEDHQR from the coding sequence GTGACCACCCAGCGTGCCCGATCTGCCCGCATCGTCATTGCCTCTACCCGCGCCTCGGAGGGTGTGTACACCGATCAATGTGGGCCCATTATTTCTGAATGGCTTGAGCAACATGGGTTTTCGTCTGTCGAGGCGCGGGTAGTCGCCGACGGGAACCCGGTAGGCGAGGCGCTGCACGACGCGCTTGACGACAGCGTCGATGTGATCATTACGTCCGGTGGCACTGGCATCTCGCACACCGATACGACCCCAGAACAGACCGTGGCGGTGCTGGACTACATCATCCCGGGGCTGGCCGACGCGATTCGCCGCTCCGGTCTGCCGAAGGTGCCGACATCGGTGCTGTCCCGTGGGGTGTGCGGCGTGTCCGGCCGGACCCTGATCGTCAATTTGCCCGGTTCACCCGGCGGTGTTCGCGACGGCCTCGCGGTGCTTGCCGATGTGCTCGACCATGCGCTCGACCAGCTTGCCGGGGAAGATCACCAGCGATGA
- a CDS encoding helicase-associated domain-containing protein, producing MTEHTPDIPLGSWLADLPDERLILLLELRPDLAQPPPGSISALAARAQARQSVKAATDELDFLRLGVLDASLVLHADSEPVPVAKLLALIGDNAPQSDVIAALDDLKLRALVWGETAVRVPADTATALPWHAGQVTLEERSHTRDEIAAAIDELDQPQRDVLQKLLEGSPMGRTRDAAPGAPADRPVPRLLATGLLRRVDAETVILPRLVGQVLRGEHPGPMQLTAPDPVVSTTTPDDVDASAAGAVIDLLREVDVLLENLGAVPVAELRSGGLGVREIKRLSKVTGIDEPRLGLILELAAAAGLIASGMPDPEPLYGEGPYWAPTATADRFISIATADRWYLLATTWLDLPGRPALIGSRGPDAKPYGALSDSLFSTAAPLDRRLLLDTLAELPAGAGVDADSASAALIWRRPRWARRLQPGPVADLLTESHMLGLVGRGAISRPGRVLLAENADPGAVVDAMTRALPKPIDHFLVQADLTVVVPGPLHRDLAEDLATVATVESAGAAMVYRVSEQSIRHALDIGKTRDWMQSFFAGHSKTPVPQGLTYLIDDAARRHGQLRIGMAASFVRCEDPALLAQAVAAPAAEGLALRTLAPTVAVSPAPISEVLAALRTAGLAPAAEDSTGAIVDVRPRGARVPAPQQRRPYRPPARPSSETLNAVVAVLRKVTAAPFGNIRVDPAVAMSLLQRAARDRTTVLIGYLDAAGVATQRVVSPITIRGGQLMAFDSASGRLREFAIHRITSVVPADER from the coding sequence ATGACCGAACACACGCCGGACATCCCACTGGGATCCTGGCTGGCCGATTTGCCCGATGAACGGCTGATCCTGCTGCTGGAGCTGCGACCAGACCTTGCGCAGCCGCCACCCGGCAGTATCTCCGCGCTCGCCGCGCGCGCACAGGCCCGCCAGTCGGTCAAGGCCGCGACCGACGAGCTCGACTTTCTGCGGTTGGGTGTGCTCGACGCCTCGCTGGTGCTGCACGCAGATAGCGAGCCGGTGCCAGTCGCCAAGCTGCTGGCATTGATAGGTGATAACGCGCCCCAGTCTGACGTGATCGCGGCGCTGGATGACCTGAAGCTACGCGCCCTGGTTTGGGGCGAAACCGCGGTCCGGGTGCCCGCCGACACGGCCACGGCGTTGCCGTGGCATGCGGGCCAGGTCACGCTCGAAGAGCGTTCGCACACTCGGGACGAGATCGCCGCCGCGATCGACGAGCTGGACCAACCGCAGCGCGACGTGCTGCAGAAGTTGCTCGAAGGATCCCCGATGGGACGCACCCGAGACGCGGCACCCGGCGCGCCGGCGGACCGGCCCGTGCCGCGGCTGCTGGCGACGGGCCTGCTGCGACGCGTCGATGCCGAAACCGTGATCTTGCCCCGCCTCGTCGGGCAGGTGCTGCGTGGTGAACACCCCGGGCCGATGCAGCTGACAGCGCCCGACCCGGTGGTGTCCACCACCACACCCGACGACGTGGATGCCTCGGCGGCCGGCGCGGTCATCGACCTGCTACGCGAGGTCGACGTCCTGCTCGAAAACCTCGGCGCCGTACCGGTAGCCGAACTACGCAGTGGCGGACTGGGCGTTCGCGAAATCAAGCGCCTGTCCAAGGTGACCGGAATCGACGAGCCCCGGCTGGGCCTGATCCTCGAACTCGCCGCGGCGGCCGGACTGATCGCCAGCGGCATGCCGGATCCCGAACCACTCTATGGAGAAGGGCCGTACTGGGCGCCGACGGCGACCGCCGACCGGTTCATCTCGATAGCCACCGCCGACCGCTGGTACCTATTGGCCACCACCTGGCTGGATCTACCGGGCCGACCGGCGTTGATCGGCAGCCGCGGTCCGGACGCCAAACCATATGGCGCCCTGTCGGATTCGCTGTTTTCAACCGCAGCCCCGCTGGATCGTAGGCTGCTACTGGACACGCTTGCCGAGCTGCCCGCCGGTGCCGGTGTCGACGCGGACTCGGCGTCGGCGGCGTTGATCTGGCGACGGCCACGCTGGGCCCGGCGGCTGCAGCCGGGACCAGTAGCGGATCTGCTGACCGAAAGTCACATGCTGGGTCTGGTGGGTCGCGGGGCGATCAGCAGGCCCGGCCGAGTACTGCTGGCCGAGAACGCCGATCCCGGCGCCGTGGTCGATGCGATGACGCGGGCATTGCCCAAACCGATCGACCACTTTTTGGTCCAGGCCGACCTGACCGTCGTGGTGCCCGGGCCGCTGCATCGCGACCTCGCCGAGGACTTGGCCACGGTTGCCACCGTCGAATCGGCGGGCGCGGCGATGGTGTACCGGGTCAGCGAACAGTCGATCAGGCACGCACTTGACATTGGCAAGACCCGCGACTGGATGCAATCCTTCTTCGCCGGCCATTCCAAAACTCCGGTGCCGCAAGGGCTTACGTATCTTATCGACGATGCCGCACGCCGGCACGGGCAACTTCGGATCGGTATGGCCGCGTCGTTCGTGCGGTGCGAGGATCCGGCCCTGCTCGCGCAAGCGGTCGCAGCCCCTGCCGCCGAAGGGCTTGCACTGCGTACCTTGGCGCCGACGGTGGCCGTCTCCCCCGCGCCGATATCCGAAGTGCTCGCCGCGTTGCGCACCGCGGGCTTGGCTCCGGCTGCCGAGGACTCCACCGGCGCCATCGTCGATGTCCGGCCCCGCGGGGCGCGGGTGCCCGCCCCGCAGCAGCGCCGCCCCTACCGCCCGCCGGCGCGTCCAAGCAGTGAGACGCTCAACGCGGTCGTCGCGGTGCTGCGCAAGGTGACCGCCGCGCCGTTCGGCAATATCCGCGTCGATCCTGCCGTTGCGATGTCGCTGTTGCAGCGCGCGGCGCGGGATCGGACCACCGTATTGATCGGCTACCTCGACGCCGCCGG
- a CDS encoding PE family protein, whose product MSYVVAVPEIVAAAATDLQKIGSALSVANAAALAPTTRVLAAGTDEVSAAVASLFSGHAQAYQTLSTQAVAFHQRFMQAVNAGASAYAIAEAANASPLQQALNVINAPTQALLGRPLIGNGADGAAGTGQAGGDGGLLYGNGGNGGSGGIGQAGGAGGSAGLIGNGGVGGAGGAGAIGGTGGNGGWLYGNGGAGGLGGTGVAGINGGTGAYGGAGGNAYLFGSGGAGGQGGTGAAGADGVNPNPTGTAGTGTVGADKTTSGATAVGGKGGPGDAGDATTTGGEGGRGGNATSTGGGDAIGGEGGIGGDGAYGGAGGAGGNADSTGNAAVGGAGGAGGNAEAAGGAGGTGGKGGEAHAGTNSPSNAEAGNGGAGGNGQDSAISGGTGGAGGTGGAGGRAGLLVGDGGVGGAGGTGGAGGTGAPGGAGGAGGDGGGGNSDSPSPQRTAFGGDGGVGGAGATALGTGGNGGIGGQGGDGGASGMLVGNGGAGGAGGTAGAGGAGGAGGAGGAGGAGGSGTNNGPGQGIGGNGNNGGSGGNGGDGGNGGAPGALGGKGGSRGLLFGQVGTDGGVGAGGAAGAGGAAGAAGAGGTAGDGKTTDGSPGIGGTQGIAGQPGQPG is encoded by the coding sequence ATGTCGTACGTGGTGGCGGTCCCGGAGATAGTCGCTGCGGCGGCAACTGATTTGCAGAAGATCGGGTCAGCGTTAAGCGTAGCCAACGCAGCCGCGCTGGCCCCGACTACCAGGGTGCTGGCCGCCGGTACCGACGAGGTGTCGGCGGCCGTGGCGTCGCTGTTTTCCGGGCACGCCCAGGCCTATCAGACGCTCAGCACCCAAGCGGTGGCGTTTCATCAGCGGTTTATGCAGGCCGTAAACGCTGGCGCGAGCGCGTATGCGATCGCCGAGGCCGCTAACGCCTCCCCGCTGCAGCAAGCATTGAACGTCATAAATGCGCCCACGCAGGCACTGCTGGGGCGCCCGCTGATCGGCAACGGCGCAGATGGGGCGGCGGGGACGGGACAGGCCGGCGGGGACGGCGGCTTGCTGTACGGCAACGGCGGCAACGGCGGGTCCGGCGGGATCGGCCAGGCCGGTGGCGCCGGTGGCAGCGCGGGGTTGATCGGCAACGGCGGGGTCGGAGGCGCCGGAGGAGCCGGCGCGATCGGCGGCACCGGTGGCAACGGTGGGTGGTTGTACGGCAATGGTGGGGCCGGCGGGCTCGGAGGGACGGGGGTGGCGGGCATCAACGGCGGCACCGGGGCGTATGGAGGTGCCGGCGGCAACGCGTACCTGTTCGGTTCCGGTGGTGCCGGCGGGCAGGGCGGCACCGGGGCAGCCGGGGCAGACGGCGTCAACCCCAACCCAACGGGTACGGCCGGAACCGGCACGGTGGGCGCCGACAAGACCACCTCAGGTGCCACCGCCGTTGGCGGAAAGGGCGGCCCCGGCGATGCCGGCGACGCCACGACGACCGGCGGCGAGGGCGGGCGCGGCGGGAACGCCACCTCGACCGGTGGCGGTGACGCCATTGGCGGTGAGGGCGGCATCGGGGGCGACGGCGCCTATGGCGGCGCCGGCGGCGCCGGCGGCAATGCCGATTCCACCGGTAACGCCGCCGTAGGAGGTGCCGGTGGGGCGGGCGGCAATGCCGAGGCCGCAGGCGGCGCGGGGGGGACCGGCGGCAAAGGCGGAGAGGCCCACGCGGGCACCAATTCCCCAAGTAACGCTGAGGCCGGTAACGGCGGTGCTGGCGGCAACGGCCAGGACAGCGCCATTTCTGGCGGCACCGGCGGTGCTGGCGGAACCGGCGGTGCCGGTGGCCGTGCCGGGTTACTGGTCGGCGACGGCGGCGTCGGCGGTGCGGGCGGAACTGGTGGTGCCGGCGGTACCGGTGCCCCGGGTGGCGCCGGTGGCGCCGGTGGCGACGGTGGCGGCGGCAACAGCGATAGCCCTAGCCCTCAGCGCACGGCGTTTGGGGGCGATGGCGGTGTAGGCGGTGCCGGCGCCACTGCCCTCGGCACCGGCGGCAACGGTGGTATCGGAGGCCAGGGCGGTGACGGCGGTGCTAGCGGCATGCTCGTCGGCAACGGCGGCGCCGGTGGCGCGGGCGGCACGGCCGGTGCGGGCGGTGCGGGCGGTGCCGGCGGTGCCGGCGGTGCAGGAGGTGCCGGCGGTTCCGGCACCAACAATGGTCCCGGCCAAGGGATTGGCGGCAATGGCAACAACGGCGGCAGCGGCGGCAACGGCGGCGACGGCGGCAACGGCGGCGCCCCCGGTGCACTCGGCGGCAAGGGCGGGTCCCGCGGATTGCTCTTCGGCCAGGTGGGTACCGACGGCGGCGTTGGTGCCGGCGGCGCGGCCGGTGCGGGCGGCGCCGCAGGTGCGGCCGGCGCCGGCGGGACTGCCGGCGACGGGAAAACCACCGATGGCAGCCCCGGCATCGGCGGCACCCAGGGCATCGCCGGCCAGCCCGGCCAACCCGGCTGA
- a CDS encoding molybdenum cofactor biosynthesis protein MoaE — protein MTSVVRAQLTEEPISLAEHEELVSHQAAGAVVGFVGMIRDHDGGRWVSRLEYSAHPSAAQVLADVVAEVAAESSGVRAVAASHRIGLLQIGEAALVAAVAADHRRAAFATCEQLVDTIKERLPVWKHQFFDDGSDEWVGSA, from the coding sequence ATGACGTCCGTCGTGCGCGCACAGCTGACCGAGGAGCCGATATCTCTGGCCGAGCACGAGGAGTTGGTGAGCCATCAGGCCGCTGGAGCGGTTGTCGGGTTCGTCGGAATGATCCGCGACCACGACGGCGGACGCTGGGTGTCCCGACTGGAGTATTCCGCGCACCCGTCGGCCGCACAGGTCCTTGCTGACGTGGTGGCCGAGGTTGCCGCCGAATCTAGCGGGGTGCGTGCTGTGGCGGCCAGCCACCGCATCGGGCTCCTGCAGATCGGGGAGGCGGCCCTGGTGGCGGCGGTTGCCGCCGATCATCGTCGGGCGGCCTTTGCTACCTGCGAGCAGCTCGTCGACACCATCAAGGAGCGACTGCCGGTGTGGAAGCACCAGTTTTTCGACGATGGGTCCGACGAATGGGTGGGTTCGGCCTGA
- a CDS encoding YccF domain-containing protein: MRLVLNVVWLVFGGLWLALGYLVAALVCFLLIVTIPFGFAALRIASYALWPFGRAIVEKPTAGTGALIGNIIWVVLFGIWLAIGHLLSAAAMAITIIGIPLALANLKMIPVSLVPLGKQIVPVTAGSPARFERVAS; the protein is encoded by the coding sequence ATGCGCCTAGTCCTGAACGTTGTCTGGCTGGTTTTCGGTGGCCTCTGGTTGGCGCTCGGGTACCTGGTTGCGGCGCTGGTCTGCTTCCTGCTCATCGTCACCATCCCCTTCGGCTTCGCGGCGCTTCGCATCGCGTCATACGCGTTGTGGCCGTTCGGGCGCGCGATTGTCGAAAAGCCGACTGCCGGGACCGGCGCCCTGATCGGCAACATCATCTGGGTGGTGCTGTTCGGCATCTGGCTGGCAATCGGACATTTGCTGAGCGCGGCAGCAATGGCGATCACCATCATCGGCATTCCGCTGGCGCTGGCTAACCTCAAAATGATTCCGGTGTCGCTGGTGCCGCTGGGCAAGCAGATCGTTCCTGTTACTGCCGGCTCGCCGGCCCGATTCGAACGGGTGGCCTCATGA